The nucleotide sequence CGCTCCAGGACGGGAGCGGCTACACGACCGTCCTGAAGACGATGCAGATCATGACGGAGAAGGGGCTGGTGACGCGCGACGAGTCCCAGCGCGCGCATGTCTACAGCGCCCGGCTCCCCCGGGAGAGCACCCAGCAGCAGCTGGTCACCGATCTGATGGACCGCGTGTTCGGCGGCTCCCCGGCGCGGCTCGCCCTGCAGGCCCTGTCCACGAAGAAGACGTCCCCGGAGGAGCTGGCGGAGCTGCGCCAGCTGCTGGATTCGCTCGAGAAGGAGTCGGAGTCAT is from Corallococcus exiguus and encodes:
- a CDS encoding BlaI/MecI/CopY family transcriptional regulator encodes the protein MSRGKLPRPTDAELAILRVLWDGGTRTVREVHETLQDGSGYTTVLKTMQIMTEKGLVTRDESQRAHVYSARLPRESTQQQLVTDLMDRVFGGSPARLALQALSTKKTSPEELAELRQLLDSLEKESES